The Leptospira sp. WS60.C2 genome includes the window TGGCAATCATCCTGCCAGGCGAAAGAGTAGAGGGAAGATGAGCTCTCGTAAATCGGATTTTGGTCGTTTTCAGCACTTAGAGAGCTTTATTCACATGGCAAAGGATCCGATTTGGTGTTTTGAACTGGATCTTCCCATGCCGATTTCTCTATCCTTTGAGGAGCAAATTGAATTCATTTGGAACCATTCATTGGTGAGAGAATGCAATTTAGCCATGGTGAAGTTTTATGGCTATGAACACATGCAAGATGTGAAAGGCAAATACGTAAAGGACATTGTCAATTTAGAAAGCATTCATCTCCTTCGGAAATTTATCGAAACTTCCTACCAACTAGAAGACTATGAATACACGCTTCATTCGACTATTTTACCGAGAGTGTTTCTCATCCATTCCCATGGGCAAGTGGTTGATGGTCATCTCATTCGTATCTGGGGCCAACAAATCGAAATTTCAAACATTAGGGAGTCAGAATCAAAGTTAGCTGGTCTTTTACAATTTTCCCAAAGAGTCACCGAAATTTCTAAGATGTTTGTTCATACAAAAGCAGAATTTGTTTCGGATGCGATTCAGTTTGCTTTGGAGGAATTAGGAAAATACTCAAAAGCAGACCGTGTGTTTGTTGCAGAGATTTCATCTGACAAACAATTTTTGTCTGTCAGTCATGAATGGTTATTAGGGGATGTTCCATCTTTGTTTACTGTCGGAACCAAACTTCCGATCGCTAAAATGAATCCAGAACGTTTGGGGATATTAGCAAGTGATGGATTCATTTATATACCAGACACTTCTGCATTACACGAAGAACCGTGGCATAAACAATTGTTTCATTCTGCCAATGTTCGCTCTATTCTTGTGATTGGTTTACGTGATGAAGGGAACTTAATTGGAATCCTAGGTGTCACCACATATAAAAATTTAGGCGATTGGACTGATGAAACAAAACAAATGTTAGGTCTCGTTGCTGGTTTTATTTCACAAGGTTTGGTTCGTGCCAAAAATGAAATCAAACTCATGAAAAAAGAAAAAATCTTACAAAGATTTTATTCTGATGTGAAAGAAGACTTGGCTCTTGCCAAACTAACCCAGGAAGCATGGGTAGCAAAAGATTTTGGTGAGATTCCCAATCTTAAAATTGAATCTCGGTTTTTACCTTATGATGAGATTGGTGGAGACTTAATTTTATATGAAAAACCAAAATCCGATTGTATTGATATTTTTTTTGGTGATATTTCGGGGCATGGTATTTCATCCGCATTGGTATCTGGAATTGCTGCCGTATCGTTCAAAAAACACTCCTTAGTCGAATCTTCTCCAGCTGCCATTTTAGAAGCGATGCACAAGGAACTAAAAACCATAATTTTTAAACATCATATTTCCGCATGCGTGATGAGAATTTATCCTTTGGAACGACGGATTGAATTTAGTTTTGCTGGTCATCCTCCTGTTGTGTTTTGGAACCAAAAAGACAGAGTGATGAAGTTCGTAAAAGATGAAATGTATCCTATATTGTTACTCGAAGATTGGAAGGGAAAAAATATATCACGTACCTTTGAACTTGGGGATCGTTTGTTATTGTATTCAGATGGGATATATGAATTGGAAGAAGAAACAGGTGGTTACATCGGGCTCGATGTTTTTTTACAAGAGTTGTCTGAGATGATTTCTGTCTCCGATGATACCTATAGTCTGATTAAAAACATGATAGCCAATTGCCTTGTGGAAAAGGAACGAATCATTCACGATGATATCGCAGTGTTAGTTTTAGAGTTTTAATTGGTGCGGTCGATTAAGTCGAGTGCCTTTGCATCCGCTTCTGGGTATTTAGCCAAGTATTCGGAAACAATCTTTTTTTTCCCATCCAATCGGTTGAGATGGTTCTCAATGATGTATCCAAAGTCTAACTTTCCCGTCACAATTTCATATCGTTCTGTTTCAATGGTTCCGAGGTCTAAATCCACCGGCACTTCATTGGCTTTGTCTGCATATTCTTTTGCTTTTTCCCAGTACGGTATGGCTTCTTTGTAAAAACTTTCTGCTACACCAAAACTTTCTTTTAGTTCATGGGCAAAGTCGAGGTTATAAAAGTATACGTGACGTTTATCAAATTTGGAAGCAAGGCGCATATACGATCGCATGATTTGGATATTGATATGCATAAACATCAAATTTCTATACTTGTAGTATTCCTGTTCTGTCTTCGTTTCACATAATGCATGTTTGGGATGTCGAAAACGTTTCTTAAGAGCAATTTTCAGCCAATAGATATTTTTTCGAAGTTCGTTATCGTTGTAATGTTGTTTTAAATTGTAGAGTTCATAAAAGTCTTCCAGATATTTTGGTTCCCATTTGTGTAATTTGTAAGGGACCCAATCGGAAAATTTAGTGTAGGGACCGTTTTTTTCGTATTCATAATTGTAGTCGATATCGGTTTCCCAGGCACTAAGGGAAAATGAAACGAAAGAGAGACAGATGACTAGCGTATAAAGAATTCCTCGTTTCATTACCGTAAGTATCGGAGGGTTTTCGGTTTTCCATAAGGAGGATGAACGTTATTTCAGAGGTTCGATCGCTCCCATCCATTGGTAACCAACACCGCGCACATTGCGGATGGATTCTTCCCCTAGGGCATCTCGGAGTCGGACAATAGCATTATCAATCGTCCGTTCTGTTGGAAAACTGTCTTCGCCGACGATTACATCCAGGATTTCCGAACGACTGAAGACTTTCTCCGGGTCGCTTAAGAGTAAGGCAAGAAGGGAACAGTCCCGTTTGGACAGAAGGCTGGTTGTCCCATCCTCGTGTTTTACTAAAAAGGAATCCAAATGGATTTCCTTCGTTCCCATTTTCCATTTTTGTCCAAAATGGGGGCGTGTGAGGGAGACAACGCGCTCCAAACGAATGAGAAACTCTTTTAAATGGAAGGGTTTTGGGATGAACTCTGCCGCACCCAGTTCGAAGCCACGAAGGCGTTCCTGCGCACCTGCTTGCGCTGTGAGAAATAAAAAAGGTAAGTCTTTTTCTTTTGTCACAATGAGTTCGGCAAGTTCGAATCCATTCCCATCAGGCAATCGTAAGTCAAGTACCACCAAATCAAAGTCATTGGGTTTGTAGATCCCTTTTGCTTCCGAAACCGATTTAGCCCATTTGACTTTGTATTTGTCTAACTCCAGTCTTTCTTTTAACGTTTCACCAAGTCCTTCATCGTCTTCCACTAGTAAAATTCTCGGTTTCATGAAACCTCGTTCAAACAAAGTTTGACTTGAAATCCGTAAGAACTGTCCGGAAACTCAATTTTCCCTTTCATTTTTTCGATTAATTTCTTAACAATATAAAGACCAATCCCACTTCCACTCGTTTTGGAATGACGTAAGAAAGGTTGGGTCAGGTATTTTTTGTTTCCAAGAAATCCTTCTCCATTGTCTTCCAAGAGAAAACAAATCTTATTTTTCTCTTGGAATATCATCAGTTTGATTAGGTTTGCTTTCCCATGGCGTCTTGCATTGTCTGTTAGATTTTTTAACATGGCAAAGAAGGCTTTTTTATCTAAATATACTTTTTTATCAAGAGGAAGGGACACATCCCAAATCAAATCTGGCTCATGATGAGAATACGAATCCTTTAATTCTTGTAAGGTGATTGTTTCCATGTATAAGGCCTCTCCTTGCATGAGACTTGCTAGATAAAAAGCATTCCCCATTTGGGATTCAATCCTCTGATTTTCTTTCCAAATTTTTTCTAACTTACGTTTGAGTTCTATGTTTTTTGTGTCTTCTAATAGAACTTCAATTTGCAACTGTAAGCTGGCAATCGGAGTTTTCATTTCGTGTGTTACCGTGGAAAAAAAGTCTGCGATGAGTTTGGAACGTTTGTGGTCACGGTAGGACAAAACTGCTAAGGTTACGCCACCCAGTGTTAACATCGAAAGGAAAAACGATCCTTCCAATTGCAACATACGATTCACTCGACCCAGTTCGAATTTTCGTTCTGTGCTCATTGAAATTTCAGAAATGGTTTTGGCTTGGCGAAACCCTAAAATCCACCACCAGACTCCAAGGGAGAGCGTGAGGGAAAGCCAAGCCAGGGAGAAAAACATACGAAATTGTGCAGATCCTCTCAATTTTTGCCTCTCAATGCAACGTAAGGGTAAGGGGAAGGACGACGAGCAAAAAAAGATGTTGTCACCTTGGCCTAACCCGAGAATTTATTTTTAAGGAGAACAACTTTGAACTTCGACGAAATCTCGAAACATCTTGGAAACGACGCGGAATCCCTCCTTGGATTCAAATCACCAAAAATCGCAAAAGAACTCATTCATGTACCTGGTAGCGACTGGGTAGACAGAATTTTTGCCCCATCAGACAGGTCCATCCCTGTTCTCAGAAGCATTCAAACCTTACTTGGACACGGTCGCCTTGGCGGAACTGGATATGTATCCATCCTTCCGGTAGACCAAGGAATCGAACACTCCGCTGGAGCTTCCTTTGCCAAAAACCCAATCTACTTTGATGGTGAAAACATCATCAAACTAGCGATGGAAGGTGGTTGTAACGGGGTTGCGACTACGTTAGGGGTGCTTGGATCTGTTGCACGTAAGTATGCTCACAAAATTCCTTTCATTTTAAAAATCAACCACAACGAACTTCTCACGTACCCAAACAAAAGTGAACAAATTTTGTTTGCGACGGTAAAACAGGCGTATGACCAAGGTTGTGTTGCGATCGGTGCCACGATTTATTTTGGATCTGCTGA containing:
- a CDS encoding GAF domain-containing SpoIIE family protein phosphatase — its product is MSSRKSDFGRFQHLESFIHMAKDPIWCFELDLPMPISLSFEEQIEFIWNHSLVRECNLAMVKFYGYEHMQDVKGKYVKDIVNLESIHLLRKFIETSYQLEDYEYTLHSTILPRVFLIHSHGQVVDGHLIRIWGQQIEISNIRESESKLAGLLQFSQRVTEISKMFVHTKAEFVSDAIQFALEELGKYSKADRVFVAEISSDKQFLSVSHEWLLGDVPSLFTVGTKLPIAKMNPERLGILASDGFIYIPDTSALHEEPWHKQLFHSANVRSILVIGLRDEGNLIGILGVTTYKNLGDWTDETKQMLGLVAGFISQGLVRAKNEIKLMKKEKILQRFYSDVKEDLALAKLTQEAWVAKDFGEIPNLKIESRFLPYDEIGGDLILYEKPKSDCIDIFFGDISGHGISSALVSGIAAVSFKKHSLVESSPAAILEAMHKELKTIIFKHHISACVMRIYPLERRIEFSFAGHPPVVFWNQKDRVMKFVKDEMYPILLLEDWKGKNISRTFELGDRLLLYSDGIYELEEETGGYIGLDVFLQELSEMISVSDDTYSLIKNMIANCLVEKERIIHDDIAVLVLEF
- a CDS encoding response regulator transcription factor yields the protein MKPRILLVEDDEGLGETLKERLELDKYKVKWAKSVSEAKGIYKPNDFDLVVLDLRLPDGNGFELAELIVTKEKDLPFLFLTAQAGAQERLRGFELGAAEFIPKPFHLKEFLIRLERVVSLTRPHFGQKWKMGTKEIHLDSFLVKHEDGTTSLLSKRDCSLLALLLSDPEKVFSRSEILDVIVGEDSFPTERTIDNAIVRLRDALGEESIRNVRGVGYQWMGAIEPLK
- a CDS encoding sensor histidine kinase; the encoded protein is MFFSLAWLSLTLSLGVWWWILGFRQAKTISEISMSTERKFELGRVNRMLQLEGSFFLSMLTLGGVTLAVLSYRDHKRSKLIADFFSTVTHEMKTPIASLQLQIEVLLEDTKNIELKRKLEKIWKENQRIESQMGNAFYLASLMQGEALYMETITLQELKDSYSHHEPDLIWDVSLPLDKKVYLDKKAFFAMLKNLTDNARRHGKANLIKLMIFQEKNKICFLLEDNGEGFLGNKKYLTQPFLRHSKTSGSGIGLYIVKKLIEKMKGKIEFPDSSYGFQVKLCLNEVS